The Blastopirellula sediminis sequence CTTCGGTCGCTGACCAAGCTTCGGCGGCATGCTTGATGTCGAGCTTCCGCGTTCCCATGCCGAGTCCCGTGCCGACATAAACCGAATCGGCGACGATTTGCGGCTGAACCACGCGATTACCGGGCTCGATGTCCCACTCGTTTTCCCAGAGGATTTTTCCGTCGGCCGGCGCGATTCCTTGCACGCCCCAGTCGGAGATCATGATCACCTGATCGACCCCACCTAACTTCGCCAGGTGGGGCGAGCAATAGCTATGCTTTCCTTTTCCTGCGGTCCATTTCAAATCGCCGGTCTCCGCGTCGTACGCGACGACCGATTTGTCGGCCTTGGATTGATCGCCGGCGAATGCGATTACGAGGTTGCCGACGACCAACGGCGAGCCGGAGAAGCCCCATTCCGGCGTTTTCGCGTTGAGATCCTCGACCAAATCGCGTTGCCATACTTCGGCGCCGTCGGCGGCGTTGATGCAGGAGACGTAGCCCGAGCCTCCTTGCGTGAAGAGTTTGCCATTGTGAAAGGTGGGGGTGGCTCGCGGACCAGGTCCCGCCAGCGGTTCCTCGAAACGCGTTTCGATGGCGTATTGCCAGACCGGCTCGCCGGTTGATGCGTCGTAGCAGGTGACCAGTTCTTCTTCGCCACGTTGTTCTTGAGTGACGATCTGTTGGCCGATCACGCAAAACGACGACCAGCCGGGACCGACGCTGCGGCGCCAAAGTTCCTTCGGCGGTTCTTTGTCCCAATCGGTGGCGAAGGTGACGCCGCGCACGACGCCATCACGCTGCGGACCACGGAAGCCAGGCCAGAACGAAGTTGCGGCGGTGAGCGACTCGGCGTCGGGCGCCGCCTGCGTTTGCGAAGTTTCTTTCTGGTTGGCCAGCAGCGTCTCCTCGGTTGTAGGGCTCCAGCGCGGTGCAAAGTCGGCGGTAATCGTGCCGCGAACCCCTTCCATGCGGAGACAAAGCACGAGCACGGTCGTCGTCACCATCACGGCGACGAGCGCCGCCCGCTGGACCGACCAACCAAGCGGGATCGCCAACAGGGCGACTGCTCCGCAGGCGACAACCGTCCAGGGAAAGATCACCACGCCCAGGACCATCGCGTTCATTGACGAGTGAGAAAGGAAGATCGCCGTCAGGATCAGCGCCGTCACCAAGGCGATCGCGCCCAGGCGTTCCTTCCAGGGGATCTGCGAGAATGCGACCAACCACAGCCCGGTTAGCCCCATTCCGATGAGCGCACCCCACATCAGCGACATAAAATGGAACAAGGTGCTGGGAGCGATTTGGCCTGGAATCGTGATAGCCGCCAACAGCAGCGCGGCAATGACGATCAGCGGCCAGATTCTCGGCTGGGGG is a genomic window containing:
- a CDS encoding outer membrane protein assembly factor BamB family protein, giving the protein MSDISTNRPENQDPSTPPAATVPQPRIWPLIVIAALLLAAITIPGQIAPSTLFHFMSLMWGALIGMGLTGLWLVAFSQIPWKERLGAIALVTALILTAIFLSHSSMNAMVLGVVIFPWTVVACGAVALLAIPLGWSVQRAALVAVMVTTTVLVLCLRMEGVRGTITADFAPRWSPTTEETLLANQKETSQTQAAPDAESLTAATSFWPGFRGPQRDGVVRGVTFATDWDKEPPKELWRRSVGPGWSSFCVIGQQIVTQEQRGEEELVTCYDASTGEPVWQYAIETRFEEPLAGPGPRATPTFHNGKLFTQGGSGYVSCINAADGAEVWQRDLVEDLNAKTPEWGFSGSPLVVGNLVIAFAGDQSKADKSVVAYDAETGDLKWTAGKGKHSYCSPHLAKLGGVDQVIMISDWGVQGIAPADGKILWENEWDIEPGNRVVQPQIVADSVYVGTGLGMGTRKLDIKHAAEAWSATEEWTSRNLKPYFNDFVQLDGHFYGFDDRIFTCIDVATGDRIWKGGRYGHGQTLLVEDAKVLIVVSEDGELALVQATPEGHEEITKFRVFANKTWNHPVVADGKLFLRNGEEMACFELRDWQETKKADE